In the Egibacteraceae bacterium genome, CGGTGATGATCTGTGCACCAGCCTCGCGTGCACGCCGGTGGTGGGCGGCGACGTCTTGGATCACGACGTAGAAGCCGCAGGTGGGCTTGCCCGCGTCCGCCACGGTCGACATCAGTTGGCCGTACTCGCCCTGCCCGGCGATGGCCGGCATGACCATGGCGCCGCCAAGGGTCAGTTCGACGTGGACGAGTTCGCCGTCGGCGTCCTCGTACTGGGCGTGGCGTTCGAAGCCGAACGCGGCTACGAGGAACTGCACGGCCTGACGGACGTCGTCGTAGGAAGGCGTAGCGATCACGGATTCCGGCAAAGTTCATCTCCTTTGAAGGTCGCGTATGGCACCGACGCTACGGCGGGCGGCGCCGGCCGTCTTGGAAGAAACGGCCCGTCAGCGCTCAGGCCTGATGGAGATCGAACACCCCGCCCGCATCGGGCAGGTGGGCGGCAGCAAGCTGTCGGGGGGTCAGCCCGCTGAAGGCCCGAACGGCGTTCGTCAGGTGCGCTTGGTCGTAGTAGCCCGCTGAGGAGGCGATCTGTGCCAGACCGGGCGGGTCGGGTCGGCTGAGGAGTTGCGCGGCATGCCCGAAGCGGGCCAGCAAGGCCAGACGCTTGGGAGACAGTCCCAGTTGCTCCCCGAAGCGTGCTCGTAGGCGTCGCGAGCTCCAGCCGACCTCATGCGCGAGCGATGTCACGCTGACGCGCCCACGCAAGGCCACGATGCGTCGCCACGCGTGCTCGACCGCTGGATCGGGACGCATGCCCGAGGCGAGCCGCCGAGTCAGTTCGCGATCGAGCCGCCGGAATCGTGACGGCCAGTCGGGCGCGCACGCCAGATCGTCCACGAGCCGTTCGGCATCCGCGCCGAACACAGCAGCCAGCGGCACGGT is a window encoding:
- a CDS encoding VOC family protein, producing MPESVIATPSYDDVRQAVQFLVAAFGFERHAQYEDADGELVHVELTLGGAMVMPAIAGQGEYGQLMSTVADAGKPTCGFYVVIQDVAAHHRRAREAGAQIITDPRRRDHGGEEYTCRDPGDHVWTFGSYDPWSVTGH
- a CDS encoding AraC family transcriptional regulator; protein product: MKTDRGDSSAILHQSELGRWERAWQRPSPPLRGLVDGYHGYRQRLAVPATHRGVPSAVLPLVVSFGPVQTITPSHRRDAAVAVSSFLSGLHDEHVLIEAQEHHGIQIDLGPVAGFRLLGPLRDFTGLTVPLAAVFGADAERLVDDLACAPDWPSRFRRLDRELTRRLASGMRPDPAVEHAWRRIVALRGRVSVTSLAHEVGWSSRRLRARFGEQLGLSPKRLALLARFGHAAQLLSRPDPPGLAQIASSAGYYDQAHLTNAVRAFSGLTPRQLAAAHLPDAGGVFDLHQA